The Salvia splendens isolate huo1 chromosome 21, SspV2, whole genome shotgun sequence genome includes a window with the following:
- the LOC121783868 gene encoding endoplasmic reticulum oxidoreductin-1-like isoform X1, translating to MAEAKAVGVGKKKHLKKSKEGKGGMRKLAAIGAALVVVVAIAMTYNHSQIHKSCHCSLDARKYTGIVEDCCCDYETVDSLNEGVLHPLLQDLVRTPFFRYFKVKLWCDCPFWLDDGMCKLRDCSVCECPENEFPELFKRPIQYGLSSDDLKCQEGKPQAAVDRTLDSKAFRGWIEVDNPWTLDDETDNSGMTYVNLQLNPERYTGYTGPSARRIWDAIYSENCPKYQSGEICQEKKVLYKLISGLHSSISIHIAAEYLLDEARNLWGRNLELMYDRVLRYPDRVRNLYFTFMFVLRAVTKAANYLEQAEYSTGNLEEDLKAQSLMRQLLYNPKLQAACPLPFDEAKLWQGQSGPELKLEIQKNFRNISGLMDCVGCEKCRLWGKLQILGLGTALKILFSVDSKNHPNKPLQLQRNEVIALVNLLHRLAESVKLVNEIGPSVEKTVEEFTSEPAVQEISLLERARLAVGRIR from the exons ATGGCAGAAGCTAAAGCTGTTGGTGTTGGTAAGAAGAAACACTTGAAAAAATCGAAAGAGGGGAAAGGTGGAATGAGGAAATTGGCAGCAATTGGGGCAgctttggtggtggtggtggccaTTGCTATGACGTACAATCACTCTCAAATTCACAAGTCTTGCCATTGTTCTCTG GATGCTCGAAAGTATACTGGTATTGTTGAGGACTGCTGTTGTGATTATGAGACGGTGGATAGTCTTAATGAGGGTGTACTGCACCCTTTACTACAAGATCTTGTTAGGACTCCATTTTTTCGATACTTTAAG GTTAAGTTGTGGTGCGACTGCCCCTTTTGGCTTGATGATGGTATGTGCAAGTTGCGTGATTGCAGTGTATGTGAATGTCCAGAAAATGAATTTCCAGAACTTTTCAAGCGACCGATTCAGTATGGTTTGTCATCTGATGACCTAAAATGCCAAGAGGGGAAGCCACAGGCAGCCGTTGACCGTACTCTGGATTCTAAGGCCTTTAGAGGCTGGATAGAAGTTGATAATCCATGGACCCTTGATGACGAGACTGATAACA GTGGGATGACATACGTTAATCTGCAACTGAATCCCGAGAGGTATACTGGCTATACTGGACCTTCAGCTAGAAGAATATGGGATGCTATATACTCAGAAAACTGTCCAAAAT ATCAATCAGGAGAGATTTGTCAGGAGAAAAAAGTTTTATACAAGCTAATTTCTGGCCTTCACTCCTCAATTTCAATTCATATTGCTGCTGAGTATCTGCTCGATGAAGCTAGAAATCTG TGGGGTAGAAATTTGGAGCTGATGTATGATCGTGTTTTGAGGTATCCTGATCGTGTGAGAAATTTATACTTCACTTTCATGTTTGTTCTCCGAGCTGTGACAAAA GCTGCAAATTACTTGGAGCAGGCTGAATACAGTACTGGTAATCTTGAGGAGGACCTGAAAGCACAGTCTTTAATGCGCCAGCTACTGTACAACCCAAAACTACAGGCTGCATGTCCACTTCCATTTGATGAAGCTAAATTGTGGCAAGGACAAAGTGGGCCGGAGTTGAAGCTTGAGATTCAAAAGAACTTCAGGAACATCAG TGGTCTGATGGATTGTGTTGGATGCGAGAAATGTCGTCTTTGGGGTAAACTTCAGATCCTAGGTCTTGGAACTGCCCTGAAAATTCTTTTCTCCGTTGATAGTAAAAATCATCCAAACAAACCA CTGCAACTGCAAAGAAATGAAGTGATTGCTTTAGTGAACCTTCTTCATCGACTCGCAGAATCTGTTAAACTTGTCAATGAAATCGGTCCTTCAGTTGAAAAGACTGTGGAGGAGTTTACATCAGAGCCTGCAGTGCAAGAAATTAGTTTACTAGAAAGAGCACGGCTGGCAGTAGGAAGGATTCGGTAA
- the LOC121783868 gene encoding endoplasmic reticulum oxidoreductin-1-like isoform X2, whose translation MRKLAAIGAALVVVVAIAMTYNHSQIHKSCHCSLDARKYTGIVEDCCCDYETVDSLNEGVLHPLLQDLVRTPFFRYFKVKLWCDCPFWLDDGMCKLRDCSVCECPENEFPELFKRPIQYGLSSDDLKCQEGKPQAAVDRTLDSKAFRGWIEVDNPWTLDDETDNSGMTYVNLQLNPERYTGYTGPSARRIWDAIYSENCPKYQSGEICQEKKVLYKLISGLHSSISIHIAAEYLLDEARNLWGRNLELMYDRVLRYPDRVRNLYFTFMFVLRAVTKAANYLEQAEYSTGNLEEDLKAQSLMRQLLYNPKLQAACPLPFDEAKLWQGQSGPELKLEIQKNFRNISGLMDCVGCEKCRLWGKLQILGLGTALKILFSVDSKNHPNKPLQLQRNEVIALVNLLHRLAESVKLVNEIGPSVEKTVEEFTSEPAVQEISLLERARLAVGRIR comes from the exons ATGAGGAAATTGGCAGCAATTGGGGCAgctttggtggtggtggtggccaTTGCTATGACGTACAATCACTCTCAAATTCACAAGTCTTGCCATTGTTCTCTG GATGCTCGAAAGTATACTGGTATTGTTGAGGACTGCTGTTGTGATTATGAGACGGTGGATAGTCTTAATGAGGGTGTACTGCACCCTTTACTACAAGATCTTGTTAGGACTCCATTTTTTCGATACTTTAAG GTTAAGTTGTGGTGCGACTGCCCCTTTTGGCTTGATGATGGTATGTGCAAGTTGCGTGATTGCAGTGTATGTGAATGTCCAGAAAATGAATTTCCAGAACTTTTCAAGCGACCGATTCAGTATGGTTTGTCATCTGATGACCTAAAATGCCAAGAGGGGAAGCCACAGGCAGCCGTTGACCGTACTCTGGATTCTAAGGCCTTTAGAGGCTGGATAGAAGTTGATAATCCATGGACCCTTGATGACGAGACTGATAACA GTGGGATGACATACGTTAATCTGCAACTGAATCCCGAGAGGTATACTGGCTATACTGGACCTTCAGCTAGAAGAATATGGGATGCTATATACTCAGAAAACTGTCCAAAAT ATCAATCAGGAGAGATTTGTCAGGAGAAAAAAGTTTTATACAAGCTAATTTCTGGCCTTCACTCCTCAATTTCAATTCATATTGCTGCTGAGTATCTGCTCGATGAAGCTAGAAATCTG TGGGGTAGAAATTTGGAGCTGATGTATGATCGTGTTTTGAGGTATCCTGATCGTGTGAGAAATTTATACTTCACTTTCATGTTTGTTCTCCGAGCTGTGACAAAA GCTGCAAATTACTTGGAGCAGGCTGAATACAGTACTGGTAATCTTGAGGAGGACCTGAAAGCACAGTCTTTAATGCGCCAGCTACTGTACAACCCAAAACTACAGGCTGCATGTCCACTTCCATTTGATGAAGCTAAATTGTGGCAAGGACAAAGTGGGCCGGAGTTGAAGCTTGAGATTCAAAAGAACTTCAGGAACATCAG TGGTCTGATGGATTGTGTTGGATGCGAGAAATGTCGTCTTTGGGGTAAACTTCAGATCCTAGGTCTTGGAACTGCCCTGAAAATTCTTTTCTCCGTTGATAGTAAAAATCATCCAAACAAACCA CTGCAACTGCAAAGAAATGAAGTGATTGCTTTAGTGAACCTTCTTCATCGACTCGCAGAATCTGTTAAACTTGTCAATGAAATCGGTCCTTCAGTTGAAAAGACTGTGGAGGAGTTTACATCAGAGCCTGCAGTGCAAGAAATTAGTTTACTAGAAAGAGCACGGCTGGCAGTAGGAAGGATTCGGTAA